GGAACGAAACGGGCTAGGATAATGGTTTTCCCTCCGTGCTTTTCATAAAATTTATGCGTTTTCTCCAGATAACTCTGTTTAAATATTCTCGAATCCGGTTTACTGAACAGCCTTTCACCGAAGAACCTGCCTATTATATAGTTAGAGGCATCTCCCAGTACGGCCGCGGCAATCAGCACCAGTACGATCAGATGCACATTCATCGGGTTACCCGGCAAAGCCGCCAGCGCTCCCGCCACAAATAACAACGAATCACCCGGAAGAAAGGGTGTTACTACCAATCCTGTTTCACAAAAAATGATCAGGAACAAAATGGCATATATCCAAATGCCGTAGGCTGACACAAGCGCTGCCAGATGGGTGTCGATATGCAGCACGAAATCAATCAGGAGATTGAAGTATTCCATACAAATGTATTATAATCTGTTCGATAAAATTAAGCCACAAATATAGGAAAAAACTTGTATTGCTATGCAGCGAATAAAGAAATCGCTACCTTTGTTCCGTTAATAAGGAAATAACATATTTATAACAGATATGAGCGATATCAAAACGAACGAAG
This is a stretch of genomic DNA from Parabacteroides chongii. It encodes these proteins:
- a CDS encoding DedA family protein, whose product is MEYFNLLIDFVLHIDTHLAALVSAYGIWIYAILFLIIFCETGLVVTPFLPGDSLLFVAGALAALPGNPMNVHLIVLVLIAAAVLGDASNYIIGRFFGERLFSKPDSRIFKQSYLEKTHKFYEKHGGKTIILARFVPIVRTFAPFVAGMGHMNYRHFASYNIVGGIVWVALFSYAGYFFGGMEIVQKNLELLIVLIIFISILPGVIEIVRNKYFVKTS